The Pontibacter korlensis sequence CTCAGTTGCAGGCCCTTCGCAGGCGAGCACCAAAAGAAATACAGCGCCAAGGGTAGTGGCAAGGACTTTATCTATAAACATATAATCAGGTGCGTGTAAGGGTATTCTTTGCCTTCTATACTATATACCGCAGCCCTTTGGTTCGGCCACTCAGCAGATTCTGATAAAAGTATAATTGCACCTGAAGAGCCTACCAAACTAGTTTTAGAAAGTATAACTTTTCCGCACTACAGTGAGGTTGCTGTCACGCCCCTGATCCGGTATAACGTGGGCAGGACAAGGTGCTTTTACCAGCTCCTGCGGCAAGCCTATACTCTGGTCGTAGAGGTACAGTGTTAGATGAGCACCTTTATTTAGCTGCAAGTCTAAAGTTACTTCTTTGCTCTCTGGCAAACCATGCAGGCGGGTGAAGTATACTTTGCCAGTTCCAGCCTCTATCGGTGCTAATTTTAATGCTTCGCCAGCCAGGCTTATACTTTGCAGCGCATCTGGTGTTTGTGGCTGCAGAGCCACCTCCAAATGAGCTGCACCGCGAGGCGAAGCTAATCGCAGCCGAAGCATGCGCTCGCTTTCGGCAACAGAATCCTGGAGCACCTCCACCACAGGTGCAGGCACAGTTAAAGTGGTGGTTTCGTTTTTAAGGTATTGGATAGAGGCATGCGGATACACCTCTTTCAGCGGCCCTTGGGTAGCCGCCGAAAAAAACTGCTGGTTCCAGACATCAGTAGTTTGGGAGCGGGATACCCACCAGGCCTTACCTGTATCGGCATCAAGGTAGTAGCTTACGTGGCTGTGCAATGGCCGCTCGGCAGATGGCTTTTCTCCCTTTACAGCCATAGCAAGTTGCACCCCACCTGCTAATAAGAGCAACAAAGGCAGCAGTGGTATACTTTTCCAGCGAAACCCACGCTCTATCGTGACCAGCAGTGGCAACAGTAACCCTGCCAAAAGTAGCACCAGCAAAATCGTCCCATAGGGCAGTTGCAGCGTAAAAGCGGTGAACACTACCTCTGCTATAGGCATCAGCAGGAAAATGGCTGGCACACTTGCCAAAAGTAATATCACAACGTTTCTTAGGCCCAGGCCATGAACATCATTCCACCCTGCCAGCAGCACCGCTAACAAACCACCCAGGCTAAACAGTAGCGGAAACAGGAACAGGTAAGCAGCGTTAGGTGCTGTTAGGTAAACAGCCAACAGTAATATGTACTGAAGTATAACCACTCCCAGCACCAGCGAGAGGAGTCGCACCCAACATAACAGCAGCCAACTTATAAAAAGAAACAGCGCCAGTGCCAGCAGTAGGTAAGCCATAAAAAAAGCATCGTTGCTGTACAACCCATTATGCCGGTGCGACAATGGCAACATACTCCAAACCCACTCATTTATCGGGAAAAAGAGCAGAGCTGTTACCACCAACATTAGCAAGTATAACCCAACACCCGCTATAACGCCACGCACTTTTACCACCTCTTTCCGAAGCGCTACCCGCAGTGTAACAAACAGTAACATGGTTACCAGGGCAACCCACAGCAAGTTAAGCCCCGATTTATAAGTAATAACCCAGCCGCCTATAAAGTTAAAGAACACCTTGTTGCGGGCTTTGGTCTCATTCAAAGGCGTGTGGCCAAAGTGGCGGGTAAGTGCCAGCAGGTTACTGCCATGGTGCTGCAGGCTGTTCAGGCTTAGATTTTCTGGGTCATCTGTCTTTTTGTGGTAGTGCACAAAGCCATCAATAAAGGCTGAGTTTAGACCTGTATAACCAGCCTCCTTGAACAAAGTAAAATCAGTGTCATTGGGCATTCGGCTGTAAATCTCGTAGGCTAATGAACTGAAGAAAGGATGAGGCGCAGCCTCAGCATATTGCTCCGCTACCCAACCATTTTCAGGGCTAAGCTCAAAAGTCATACTTGGGCCATCGTTGCCACGGCCTTCTAAGTTTAGCACCAGTGCCACCTCCTTTGCCCACGGGTGCTTCAGAAAGGCCCTGGCACCATAAAGGCCGTACTCTTCGCCATCTGTCAGTAGTACAATTACATCGTGCTCCAGTGGCCCTATAGCCTTTAGGGCTCGAACTGTCTCCAGGATAGCGGCTACTCCTGCGCCATCGTCTCCTGCACCACGGGCATTCGGCTGCGAGTCATAGTGG is a genomic window containing:
- a CDS encoding M20/M25/M40 family metallo-hydrolase, translating into MRYRHTFTAVFLLLLLTGLALLSICLLAPPAPKPASAPAAEFSAERAMQHVQQIAQEPHAMGTAAHAEVRAYLMQQMRQLGLNPEVQQATAVNGPEQAASVGNVYNLIGRLQGNGASNKAILLMAHYDSQPNARGAGDDGAGVAAILETVRALKAIGPLEHDVIVLLTDGEEYGLYGARAFLKHPWAKEVALVLNLEGRGNDGPSMTFELSPENGWVAEQYAEAAPHPFFSSLAYEIYSRMPNDTDFTLFKEAGYTGLNSAFIDGFVHYHKKTDDPENLSLNSLQHHGSNLLALTRHFGHTPLNETKARNKVFFNFIGGWVITYKSGLNLLWVALVTMLLFVTLRVALRKEVVKVRGVIAGVGLYLLMLVVTALLFFPINEWVWSMLPLSHRHNGLYSNDAFFMAYLLLALALFLFISWLLLCWVRLLSLVLGVVILQYILLLAVYLTAPNAAYLFLFPLLFSLGGLLAVLLAGWNDVHGLGLRNVVILLLASVPAIFLLMPIAEVVFTAFTLQLPYGTILLVLLLAGLLLPLLVTIERGFRWKSIPLLPLLLLLAGGVQLAMAVKGEKPSAERPLHSHVSYYLDADTGKAWWVSRSQTTDVWNQQFFSAATQGPLKEVYPHASIQYLKNETTTLTVPAPVVEVLQDSVAESERMLRLRLASPRGAAHLEVALQPQTPDALQSISLAGEALKLAPIEAGTGKVYFTRLHGLPESKEVTLDLQLNKGAHLTLYLYDQSIGLPQELVKAPCPAHVIPDQGRDSNLTVVRKSYTF